The sequence TAAATGAAGGAGTTAAAACTGCTTATAAAGCAGTGTTAAAGCCAGTAGAAGGTACAATCTTAACTGTATCAAAATATGCTGCTAAAGCTGCCCTTATGGAAGCTAAACAAGGTAGTGATTTAGTCAAAGTAATGGAAAAAGCTTTAGAACAAGGGGAAATAACACTTAAACAAACACCTGAGATGCTTCCTGTTTTAAAACAAGCGGGGGTTGTAGATTCTGGTGGTAAAGGTTTATTAGTGATTTATGAAGGATGGCTAAAGTTTTTAAAAGGAGAAGAAATAGGGGATATTACCCAAGCCGATGAAGGAATAGTTGATTTTGTTGATGAACATCCTTTAGATCCAAAGGAAATAAAATTTGCTTATTGTACAGAATTTATAATATTTGGTAATAAACTAGATCCAGATAAAATCAGAAATGAATTAGTTGATTTAGGGGATTCATTGTTAGCAGTTGGGATGGAAGATATGGTTAAAGTTCATATTCATACAAATAACCCAGGAAAGGTCTTAGAAGTTGGAACTAAATGGGGAAGTTTAAAAGGAATTAAAATCGATAATATGCTACTTCAAACTGAAGAATTAAGGGAAGTAAAACACAATAAGGTAGAAAATTTAGGACCCAAAAAAGAAGTTGGGGTCATTGCTGTGGCTGCAGGAGAAGGGTTAAAGGAAATATTTATTAGTATGGGAGTGGATTATGTAATTGAAGGTGGTCAAACTATGAATCCGTCTACTGAAGATTTCCTTAAAGCTATGGAAAGTGTAAATGCTGATAGTTTTATTCTTTTGCCCAATAACAGTAATATCGTTTTAGCTG comes from Anaerobranca gottschalkii DSM 13577 and encodes:
- a CDS encoding DAK2 domain-containing protein, whose translation is MDFKSIDGTLLKNMLIAGGQALSLRKSEVDSLNVFPVPDGDTGTNMNLTMTSAINEIKKVNSNKVKDVVKALAMGSLMGARGNSGVILSQLFRGFSKVLETKDQITPLDFALGLNEGVKTAYKAVLKPVEGTILTVSKYAAKAALMEAKQGSDLVKVMEKALEQGEITLKQTPEMLPVLKQAGVVDSGGKGLLVIYEGWLKFLKGEEIGDITQADEGIVDFVDEHPLDPKEIKFAYCTEFIIFGNKLDPDKIRNELVDLGDSLLAVGMEDMVKVHIHTNNPGKVLEVGTKWGSLKGIKIDNMLLQTEELREVKHNKVENLGPKKEVGVIAVAAGEGLKEIFISMGVDYVIEGGQTMNPSTEDFLKAMESVNADSFILLPNNSNIVLAAQQAEKIATKPTKVVRSKTIPQGIAALLNYQSEGIPLEELYQMMEEAITNVKSGQVTFAVRDSKFNDLEIKEGNILGIAENKIEVIGQDVEETTLRLLDKLITEDSEIVTIFYGEDISKEQGEKLIDTIMEQYDNVEVELHYGGQPLYYYLISVE